DNA from Plasmodium cynomolgi strain B DNA, scaffold: 0485, whole genome shotgun sequence:
AGTAATAAcaactatatttttaaataatgtataACGCTAGCATAATGTGATAAACATAAATGATtagaatttgtttttataaatgaagaaaaaatttagagtaatattttttaataatataagctaatacaaaaatttatatgaatcattttatataataatgtgttttatataaattaacattattgggaataaaattatttacgtttttatattattaaaataatatttataaataaaaaaattgtatttattgtataatataatgGTAATAATAcgaaaattaataaaattttttactttaaatgaattataaaaacaaagtgTATGGAAACTTATGAGTCTagtttttatataattttgttaatattttataatattattattaccgtaatatactttaaaaaattatttaggaTTATTTTATGctaaatatacatttactcatatattaaattcaataagatataaaagaaaaaattagccTATCTTTTCATAGATAGTTTaccaataaatatttatacagaaataaattttatcattaaattttataaatatgtcgAATAATATAACGGATAttgaaaaatggcaaaatgaagttgatttttttcatttatcttttaaatattttctatgcataacattaattatattatgtacAATAGCATGGAGACCAAAAGACATTtgtattaaaataatgaCTTCAtctattttatctttattttcagTATCCATTCTTAAGTAAGGTTtggaatatatattatgatttTGAAGAAAGGGTTCATCGTGGTAATGAgaatgataataataattgTGAATCCTTATGCAATTTAAATTTAGTGGGTTCGAGTGAGAAATTAAGTGGGTGCAAAGATTTTTGTAAGAAACTTATGAGAAATTTaagatatttttctaaaGATAGCAAAGTTTTTGACACTAATAGCATGAATTGTaatgtattaaataattggatatataattcaattgaaaaaaatataactacaAATgatattgttaaaaaattctttgaaacatataacaataatatgggtgaaaaacaaaatgatgaaaaatgtcACTTTCCAAATAATCAAATTTATGAAccaataaatatatcattattaGATGCTTTTAATGATGATatgatatatgtatatgtatcaattaaagaaaatggaaataatagGATTTCTGCACTAAAGCTTGTATGTCAGTGTGTTAGGATATATAAGCGTATGAAAGAGCAATATTGTCGGAAAGCAGATGAAGATAATGAAAAGCATACAAATACatgtttaaaattaaataagttTATGGATTCTTATACTTCATTACGTGCTTATCTCGGCGATGTCAATTCTTATATAACTTCATTAGATGATATAGATAAAGAATGTTTTGAAATAAATCTACCAGCTGAATTAAATAACTtattacttttaaaaagacCTGAATCGCCAGATAATGCTTTAAGAGAAGGTTTGGATGAATCTGCTGAAGACACAGATGGTGCATCAGACGGTGGTTTAACTTCACCTCTTGAAATGGTAGATAATTCAATGAAGAAATCTATAACTGCAACAATTGGTACATTTACTGGtgcatcatttttaatagcgcttttatataaggttaatacaaaattttatttaaacatatgaaaaatattgattaCCGATGATTATGCGATGTTCTCATATTAaattacaataataatattatatattttaatatataatcgTGCCTCCTTtaaattagtttactcctt
Protein-coding regions in this window:
- a CDS encoding hypothetical protein (putative), producing METKRHFKVWNIYYDFEERVHRGNENDNNNCESLCNLNLVGSSEKLSGCKDFCKKLMRNLRYFSKDSKVFDTNSMNCNVLNNWIYNSIEKNITTNDIVKKFFETYNNNMGEKQNDEKCHFPNNQIYEPINISLLDAFNDDMIYVYVSIKENGNNRISALKLVCQCVRIYKRMKEQYCRKADEDNEKHTNTCLKLNKFMDSYTSLRAYLGDVNSYITSLDDIDKECFEINLPAELNNLLLLKRPESPDNALREGLDESAEDTDGASDGGLTSPLEMVDNSMKKSITATIGTFTGASFLIALLYKVNTKFYLNI